A single region of the Halogeometricum sp. S3BR5-2 genome encodes:
- a CDS encoding cytochrome c oxidase subunit II, which produces MSDADDDVTVPDDSSYGTLSGAFWALVIAFGLGLFFYDFGVVTLEEVANGQPIGIIHNFRVTMSVIAMVGGGGFVAVTGWFVYRYAAPRRETAAKLRPGSGRYTFSVWSLGIAFLVLMTVFMGAGALAQTDQAADPTTQAGTDRVLEMDITAGQWFFRYDVAGVPFTQGNHVVLPADTVIKFRITSADVIHSFAIQELGVKKDAMPGQINSAWFSVEGVEGERTITVNGTEIPADTYQVTCAELCGKGHSQMVSQVFVVSPEDYRTWVEANGGTVPESFEASEGGHGEEEEGGH; this is translated from the coding sequence GCTCATACGGCACGCTCTCGGGAGCATTCTGGGCGCTTGTCATCGCGTTCGGACTCGGGCTGTTCTTCTATGACTTCGGGGTCGTTACGCTCGAAGAGGTCGCCAACGGTCAACCCATCGGAATCATCCACAACTTCCGTGTGACGATGTCCGTCATCGCGATGGTTGGTGGCGGGGGGTTCGTCGCTGTGACTGGTTGGTTCGTCTATCGATACGCCGCTCCACGCCGTGAAACTGCCGCGAAACTCCGTCCCGGCAGTGGTCGCTACACGTTCAGCGTGTGGAGTCTGGGCATCGCCTTCTTGGTACTGATGACCGTCTTCATGGGGGCGGGCGCGCTCGCACAGACCGACCAAGCCGCCGACCCGACCACACAGGCCGGAACGGACCGCGTCCTCGAGATGGACATCACCGCAGGCCAGTGGTTCTTCCGGTACGACGTTGCTGGCGTCCCGTTCACGCAGGGGAATCACGTCGTCCTGCCTGCGGACACCGTGATTAAATTCAGAATCACATCAGCCGACGTGATTCACTCCTTCGCAATTCAGGAACTCGGCGTGAAAAAAGACGCCATGCCGGGACAAATCAACTCGGCGTGGTTCTCCGTTGAAGGGGTTGAGGGAGAACGGACCATCACGGTAAATGGAACTGAAATCCCCGCCGACACATATCAGGTCACGTGTGCCGAACTCTGTGGAAAGGGCCATTCGCAGATGGTCTCACAGGTGTTCGTCGTCTCGCCAGAGGACTACCGGACGTGGGTGGAGGCCAACGGTGGGACAGTTCCGGAGAGTTTCGAGGCTAGCGAAGGCGGCCACGGTGAGGAAGAGGAAGGAGGCCACTAA